The region AAATTATTTCGTGATAGCTTCTCTTGAGTCCCGTGCCTTCTGTAGAATTTCTTCACGGTCAAGAGTCGGGAATTCGCCGTTCTTATATAGCCACTTGCCATTAATCATAGTTCCTGCTACGTCCGCCGAGCTTCCCGCATAAACTATATAGGCCGCTAAATTTTCAGGATTTACTCCGATATAGTGAGGCTTATCAAGATTAACGAGCACTAAATCAGCGTACCAGCCTTCACGAATCATTCCTTTTTTTGCGAATCCGAACGCACGAGCTCCCTCATATGTTGCCATTCTCAACACGTCAACAGCAGGAACACACACAGGATCGCGATTTACTCCCTTATGTAATAATGCAGCTGTCCGCATTTCTTCCCACATGTCGAGCCGGTTATTACTTGATGCCCCGTCAGTTCCGAGCGCTACAGGGAAGTCCCTGTCAAGCCACTTAGAAAGAGGCATTATACCGCTTGCAAGTTTTAAATTACTGCATGGATTATGAATCAGCGTGATATTATTCGAGTCTAAATTTATATCAGGATCTAAATATACAGCATGAGCAAGAGCTAAATAAGGCACGTCAATAAGCCCTGACTCGTTTAAATATTTTTCGGGGGACATTCCTAGATTATCAAGTTCGCCTTGAGTCTCTAAAAAATGGAAGTGAACGCCGAGCCCGTGAGATTTTGCCGAGTCGCTAATTAACTTCATTGACTCAATCGGCACAGTGTAAGGCGCATGAGGGCCAAGCTGTACAGTTATTAAACCTTCACGGCCATGATATTTTTCTGCGAGGTCTAAATTATTTTGCAGTGAACGCTCAATTTTTCCGGGGGCTCCTGCTGTTATTCCGCGAGATAAAGCCGCTCTCATTCCCGCACTTAAAGCAGCATCGGCTACTCTCTCCATAGCGAAATACATATCAGCAAAACATGTCGTGCCGGTCTCTAACATTTCTAACATTGCCGACAAAGTACCCCAGTAAATATAATCGGGCGTTAATTTTTCTTCAACAGGCCAAATTTTAGTCTGCAGCCATTCCATTAACGGGGATTCTTCACCGAGTCCGCGTAATAAAATCATCGCCGCATGAGTATGAGCGTTCACAAATCCCGGAATTACTGCCATTCTTCCATGACCTGAAATAATTTTATCTGCGCTCGGAGGAGTCTTTGAGGAGTCAATAATTTCCGCGATTCTCCCCTTTGATACTAACATGTGAACACGTTCGGCCTTTGTCCGTGAACCGTCAAGAATTAATACATCTTTAAATAGTGTCGCCATTTCCTAAAATCTTACTCCTTTATGTAGGGCTCTAAAAATTGCATCCATTTGAGAATCCCCGTGCCGTTCATGTGAACCCCGTCAACTGTGTAGCGTTCGGGCATGTTGTCATTCTCGGCGAAAAATTTATGAAGATCTAATAATTTGCAGTCTAAATCTTTCGCTATCTCCGGCAAAAGTTCATTTACTGAATTAATTATATTGCTTGGCCGTCTTGTTTCAAATTTGCCGTTATTCACGACTGGTAAGAGAGTCTCAAGATAAATTTTTGTCTCAGGCGAACCGGTTTTGACTCGTTCTATAATTTTCCTGATATTTGCGGCAATGTCAACCGGAGCGACTTTGTAAACTATATCATTCAGTCCGATTTCTATAAATAATTTTGCGGGCTTTCTTGATATTATCTCGTCTAACCTGTTAAGCACTCCCGTTGTTGTGTCGCCTGCTATACCGCGATTAATGACTCTCAAGTCCGGGAATATCTCATGAAATTGCACATAGTCCGTCAAACTGTCGCCTAAAAAAATAATTTCATTGTCATATTTCGGCATTGCTTCATAAATACTAGCTTTTATCATGTAATAAGGCTCATTAATGAGAGTGCTTGCTGTCCTTGTATTTTCAGCGTTTACAACCGCACAAAAATTGAACGTGATAGACAATAACGCAATAATAAATATAATCTTCCTAAAATTTTTCATTATTTATTCTTGCCAGCCCTTCATGTATTCGACTTG is a window of Synergistaceae bacterium DNA encoding:
- a CDS encoding amidohydrolase; the protein is MATLFKDVLILDGSRTKAERVHMLVSKGRIAEIIDSSKTPPSADKIISGHGRMAVIPGFVNAHTHAAMILLRGLGEESPLMEWLQTKIWPVEEKLTPDYIYWGTLSAMLEMLETGTTCFADMYFAMERVADAALSAGMRAALSRGITAGAPGKIERSLQNNLDLAEKYHGREGLITVQLGPHAPYTVPIESMKLISDSAKSHGLGVHFHFLETQGELDNLGMSPEKYLNESGLIDVPYLALAHAVYLDPDINLDSNNITLIHNPCSNLKLASGIMPLSKWLDRDFPVALGTDGASSNNRLDMWEEMRTAALLHKGVNRDPVCVPAVDVLRMATYEGARAFGFAKKGMIREGWYADLVLVNLDKPHYIGVNPENLAAYIVYAGSSADVAGTMINGKWLYKNGEFPTLDREEILQKARDSREAITK